One genomic region from Gopherus flavomarginatus isolate rGopFla2 chromosome 20, rGopFla2.mat.asm, whole genome shotgun sequence encodes:
- the MEX3A gene encoding RNA-binding protein MEX3A, with product MPSLVVSGIMERNGGFGELGCFAGSSKDRALLEDDRALQLALDQLCLLGLGDPSSSSSSAVVVGAEDSNNNNNNPPPPPQQQQQQPPQPQPPPPPQQPPPPAPKGSTTISSSASTAGAAETKLCALYKEAELRLKSSSNTTECVPVPSSEHVAEIVGRQGCKIKALRAKTNTYIKTPVRGEEPVFMVTGRREDVAMARREIISAAEHFSMIRASRNKAGTNFGSAPTLPGQVTIRVRVPYRVVGLVVGPKGATIKRIQQQTNTYIITPSRDRDPVFEITGAPGNVERAREEIETHIAVRTGKILEYNNENDFLSSSPDSSMENRYSEAWRVHTPAPGCKPLSTFRQNSLGCIGDCSVDPVYETPRLNDQNDFNYGYLFPNYGVNKQDLYYGVPESGAPMWAGQENTNPVSVLFSKQQRSGSTGAVHPNSHRSPSSSIQEPNLSGLPRRSPGEPLQGFSKLGASTTARTSISSSRECMVCFESEVTAALVPCGHNLFCMECAVRICERTDPECPVCHAAATQAIRIFS from the exons ATGCCTAGCCTGGTAGTATCAGGGATAATGGAAAGGAACGGGGGTTTCGGCGAGCTAGGCTGCTTCGCGGGGAGCAGCAAGGACAGGGCGCTGCTGGAGGATGACCGAGCTTTGCAGCTCGCCCTGGATCAGCTATGCCTGCTCGGGCTGGGGGacccgtcctcctcctcctcctccgccgtGGTGGTGGGAGCGGaggacagcaacaacaacaacaataacccgccgccgccgccccagcagcagcagcagcagccgccccagcctcagccgccgccgccgccgcagcagccgccCCCGCCGGCCCCGAAAGGCTCCACGACCATTTCGTCCTCCGCTTCCACCGCCGGGGCGGCCGAGACCAAGTTGTGCGCCTTGTACAAGGAGGCTGAGCTGCGGCTGAAGAGCAGCTCCAACACCACGGAGTGCGTCCCCGTGCCCAGCTCGGAGCACGTGGCGGAGATAGTGGGCAGGCAAG GCTGCAAGATCAAAGCTCTGAGGGCAAAGACCAACACCTACATCAAGACCCCGGTGCGCGGCGAGGAGCCAGTCTTCATGGTGACAGGGCGGCGGGAGGACGTTGCCATGGCTAGGCGGGAGATCATCTCGGCGGCTGAGCACTTCTCCATGATCCGGGCCTCCCGCAACAAGGCCGGCACCAACTTTGGCAGCGCCCCTACCCTGCCCGGCCAAGTCACCATCCGGGTCCGTGTACCCTATCGTGTGGTGGGCTTGGTAGTGGGTCCCAAAGGGGCCACCATCAAGCGGATCCAGCAGCAAACCAATACCTACATTATCACACCCAGCCGGGACCGGGACCCCGTCTTCGAGATCACAGGAGCACCCGGCAATGTGGAGCGGGCCCGGGAGGAGATTGAGACCCACATCGCGGTGAGGACGGGCAAGATCCTGGAATATAACAATGAGAATGACTTCCTGTCCAGCAGCCCTGACTCGAGCATGGAGAACCGCTACTCAGAGGCGTGGCgggtccacacccctgccccaggctgcaaGCCCCTCTCCACCTTCCGACAGAACAGCCTTGGGTGCATTGGTGACTGCTCTGTGGACCCGGTCTACGAGACACCTCGACTGAATGACCAAAATGACTTCAATTATGGTTACCTCTTTCCTAACTATGGTGTGAACAAACAAGATCTCTATTATGGGGTGCCAGAATCTGGTGCCCCCATGTGGGCCGGGCAGGAAAACACCAACCCCGTCTCAGTGCTCTTCTCTAAGCAGCAACGATCCGGCAGCACTGGCGCCGTCCATCCTAACTCGCATCGCTCCCCATCCTCTTCTATCCAAGAGCCTAACCTCTCTGGGCTCCCCAGAAGGTCTCCAGGGGAACCACTGCAAGGATTTTCCAAGCTGGGAGCCAGCACCACTGCCCGGACATCCATCTCCAGCAGCCGGGAGTGCATGGTGTGTTTTGAAAGCGAAGTGACGGCAGCCCTGGTGCCATGCGGCCATAACCTCTTCTGCATGGAGTGCGCTGTGCGGATCTGCGAGAGGACCGACCCAGAGTGCCCAGTTTGCCATGCTGCAGCCACTCAGGCTATTAGAATATTTTCTTAA